The Maritimibacter sp. DP1N21-5 sequence GAAATCGGGCGGGAGCGTCAGTTCATAGCCCCAGGGCTGGCCGCGCCGCCAACCATGCTTGGCGAGGAAATGCGCGATCGTGGCCAGCGCATCTGCAGGATCGTCGGACCAGACGTCGACCCGTCCCTTACCCGAGAGGGTGCGACCGAAGTCGAGAAAGGTCGAGGGCAGAATATTGCCGTGGCCCATTCCGCCGGACCAGTTCCCCCGCATGTCCCGCGCGGTGACATGGCCCGACTGAACGATGCGCAGCGCCGCGATCAGTTCCTCTTCGTGCACGGACCGTCGTTTGCCGCCATAGGCAAGGCTCGCATGGCTCGACAGGACGGAAAGCTCGCCGCGCGCCGCGCCGAAGCCGGTCTCGAGCCCCCAGATCGCAGCGATGACCTCGGGGTCCACGCCGAAGAGCCGTTCGACCTCGACCAGGAGGGACCGGTGCCTGCGAATGGAAAGACGACCGTTCTTGATCCGCTCGGGACTGGCCGCGACATCGAGGTATTCCCAGATTGGGAGAAGCCGGTGCGGGTTCTGGTCCTGCAGGTCGATCACGTCAGGCAGAAGGCACGCGTCCTTCATGGCGCCGTCATAGACCGACGCCCGGATCATGCGAGCGAGGGCCCGTTCGCGCATGGTCGTCTCGACCCAGGTCCGAAAGTCCGTTCCGCCTTCGGGTGAGGGAGCCGCGTCCTCCATCTTCGTTCTCCCGGCCCTCTGCCTCGCTCCTCCTGCGAACCGGCAGGGGCTAGCGTCTGGTGCGATGAACCTTCTTGCGGGCTTTCGCCGCCTGTTTCGATGCTCTCGCAGGTTTGCGTTTCATACCCTCGCGCCCGGCCCCGCGCGGCGACGTCTTGACAGGGTTTCCGGCAACTTCGAGCAACTGGAACATGAGGCCCCCGGTCACCGGAACCGCTTCGGCGAGCCGCACGAGCACGGGCTGTCCCACCGTCAGTCTCAGCCCGGAACGTTCGCCCGTCAGCGCCTGTTCCCGATCGTCGAAGCGGAAGTATTCGTTCCCGATGGTGGAAATCGGGATAAGCCCGTCCGCGCCGGTTTCGTCCA is a genomic window containing:
- a CDS encoding lytic murein transglycosylase; translated protein: MEDAAPSPEGGTDFRTWVETTMRERALARMIRASVYDGAMKDACLLPDVIDLQDQNPHRLLPIWEYLDVAASPERIKNGRLSIRRHRSLLVEVERLFGVDPEVIAAIWGLETGFGAARGELSVLSSHASLAYGGKRRSVHEEELIAALRIVQSGHVTARDMRGNWSGGMGHGNILPSTFLDFGRTLSGKGRVDVWSDDPADALATIAHFLAKHGWRRGQPWGYELTLPPDFDHAVTGTEQSFPTATWESCGLSTADGARIPDYGGASVLLPAGAGRVALMVLRNYHVLLRYNRSRNYAIAIGHLADRIGGGKPFRGSWPDDSHVPGPDDLREVQIHLNALGYATQELDGTEGPGTDRAVRAYQRARGLVPDGHVSNALLERLRGERAEGQA